The genomic interval TGCCCGCTCGAGAGCCCCGGTTCGCTCCAGATTGCTCATGAAGAACGCAGCGTCGTCGTAGCTGATTCCGATGGCGCCGAATACAATGGCGAACTTCTCGTCCGTTCCCTTGACTGCAGCCTGCCGGATTATCTGTGCCGCCATGCGGTTGTGCGGCAGACCGGAGCCGCTGAAAATCGGCAGCTTCTGGCCGCGAACCAGTACGTTGAGCCCGTCGATGGAGGAGATTCCTGTTTCGATGAACTCGGCAGGTGGCTGCCGCGACGCTGGATTGATGGCCTCGCCGTTGATGTCCAGATACTCATCGGGGATGATGGCCGGCCCGCCGTCGATGGGCTTGCCCATGCCATTGAAGATCCGTCCAAGCATGTCAACCGACACCGGCAGCTTGAGCGTCTCCCCCTTGCACCTGATCTTGGAGCCCTTCAGGTCTACCTCGCTCACGCCGCCGAAGACCTGGATGACCGTGGCCTCTTCGCTGATGTCGATTGCCTGGCCGGTCTTAAACTCGCCGTTGCTCAACACAACGTCGACAATCTCGTTGTACTTGGTGCCCGGAATAGCTTCGGCAATCACAAGAGCACCC from bacterium carries:
- a CDS encoding V-type ATP synthase subunit B (produces ATP from ADP in the presence of a proton gradient across the membrane; the B subunit is part of the catalytic core of the ATP synthase complex); translation: MELSGLYVREGKAISKAKGALVIAEAIPGTKYNEIVDVVLSNGEFKTGQAIDISEEATVIQVFGGVSEVDLKGSKIRCKGETLKLPVSVDMLGRIFNGMGKPIDGGPAIIPDEYLDINGEAINPASRQPPAEFIETGISSIDGLNVLVRGQKLPIFSGSGLPHNRMAAQIIRQAAVKGTDEKFAIVFGAIGISYDDAAFFMSNLERTGALERAVAFINTASDPAIERISTPRLALTAAEYLAWKQD